The genomic interval AATAATGACAGAATTGCGGGTGCGGGTATTGATGTTTTTGAAAAAGAACCGATGGCTTCATCCAGCCCAATTTTGAAAATTAAAAACAAGGAACGTCTTGTTGTTACACCTCATATTGCCTGGGCAAGTATAGAAGCAAGAGGGAGATTGGTAGAGGGGATTATTAGTAATATTAAGGAGTGGAAAGCGAAAGTTGAAAGCACAAAGTAAAAAGTCTAAAGTACCTTTTACATTATGGTGGCAAGGGAACTACAAGATAGTTACATAAAAAAAGAGACTGATATTCAGTCTCTTTTTTATTGATTATTTTTTTTAAAACTTATTGAAGAGCAGCAACTCCAGGAAGAACTTTGCCTTCCATGTACTCAAGAAGTGCACCACCACCTGTGGAAACGTAAGATACATCATCTCCGAAACCAAGGTTGTTGATTGCAGCAGCAGAGTCACCACCTCCGATAAGAGAGAAACCTCCTTTTTTGGTTGCATTTACAACTGCCTTAGCAACAGCTACAGTACCCTTTTCAAAACTTGGCATTTCGAAAACTCCCATTGGGCCATTCCATAGTAAAGTTTTAGAATTGTCGATTACTTCTGAAAAACTTCTTTGAGATTCCGGTCCAATGTCAAGTCCCATCCATCCGTCAGGAATGTTTCTGTTAGGGGCGATCTGAGTAGATGCATTATTATCAAACTTATCAGCAACTACTGTATCAATAGGAAGAATTAAATTTACTCCTTTGCTTTTTGCTTTTTCAATCAATGATTTTGCTAATTCAACTTTATCAGCTTCTAGGAGAGAGGTTCCAATATTTCCTCCAAGAGCTTTTGCAAAAGTATATGACATTCCTCCTCCGATGATCAGGTTGTCCACTTTATCCAGAAGTCTTTCAATAATAAGGATTTTATCAGAAATTTTAGCTCCACCCATAATTGCAGTGAATGGCTTATCAGCTTTCTCAAGGATTTTGTTAGCATTGTCAAGTTCAGCTTGCATTACATAACCGCAAATTCTATCATTGAAGAATTTAGCGATAATTGCAGTAGAAGCATGAGCTCTGTGGGCAGTTCCGAAAGCATCATTTACATATACATTTCCGAGTTTAGAAAGCTTTTGAGCAAAAACTTCGTCACCTTTTTCTTCTTCTTTATAGAATCTTAAATTTTCAAGTAAAAGAATTTCGCCAGCCTTTAAATCAGCAGAAAGTTTTTCAGCATCAGCACCTATACAGTCGGTTGCAAATTTTACTGTAGTGTTAAAGGTTTGGTTAAGGTAAGGAAGAAGATGTTTCAGAGAGTATTTTTCTTCATATCCCCCCTTTGGTCTTCCCAGGTGAGACATAAGAATAGCACTTCCTCCGTCTTTCAGAATTTTGTTTACGGTCGGAATTACAGCTTTAAGACGGGTATCGTCGGTAATTTCATGTTTATCGTTTAAGGGTACATTGAAATCAACCCTAACCAAGGCTTTTTTACCTGAAAAATTAAAGGTGTCTACAGTTTTCATATCGCAAATTTTAAGGAGGTCAATATTAAAAGAAATCTTGGTAAAATAAAAAAGGTGATATTGAATTATCACCTTTTTTTGATATTAGGAAATTAATTTTCAATTATTCTGCGTGAAGCCATGCTTTTTTAGCCAATAACGTATCTTCCTCCTCCACATTATCAGGATCAGGAACACAGCAATCAACAGGACAAACCGCTGCGCATTGAGGTTCTTCATGAAAACCCATGCACTCGGTACATTTGTTTGCAACAATATAGTAAAACTCGTCTGATACAGGCTCTTGAGGACTTTTTGCATCCATTGTAGACCCATCTTCGAGTTCTATTTCACTTAATTTAGTGCCTCCTGAGTAATTCCACTGTACACCGCCCTCATAAATTGCAGTATTAGGGCATTCCGGCTCACAAGCTCCACAGTTTATACACTCATCGGTAATCATTATAGCCATGACGTACTCCTTCTTTATTAAATAATATAAATGGTTTAAAAAGTGTTTTAAGCAACAAAATTAAGCACAATTTGATTCTCAATCAATATAAATCCTAATTTTGCGGAAATACTACAATTTAAAATTAATGGAGACGGGACTTTCCAAGAGGGCAGATGCATTTGCTTCATTGGGGAAATATTTAAATAATTTATCTGATAATGAGTTAGATATCTGGTTCAGACAGGCAGAGAATAACAACAGCTGGTTTACAAATGCCAACGTCAGGCAAGCATTAAATGGAATAATTTCACTTTTGGATGAAAAAAAACTAAAGCAATTGATTAAGGGATATTCGTCAGCTTACAAGTCCAGAAATGTTGGGGTCGTAATGGCAGGGAATATTCCTGCTGCCGGTTTCCATGATTTTTTATGTGTCCTTTTGACCGGACATCATTTTTATGGAAAATTAGCGGCTACAGATAATGTACTCCTTCGGAAAATTGCAACATTATTAATTGAAATTGAGCCTTCCTTTGCTGATAAAATTTCTTTTCAGGATATGCTCAAAAATATGGATGCATATATTGCTTCCGGAAGTGACAATTCTGCTAAGTATTTTAAAGCTTATTTTTCCAAAGTGCCTCATATAGTAAGGAAAAACAGATCATCAGTGGCGGTTCTTAATGGGAAAGAAGGAGAGAATGAGCTAAAACTTTTATCTGATGATATCTTCACTTATTTCGGTCTTGGATGCAGAAATGTGTCAAAATTGTTTGTTCCTAAGGGATATAATTTTGATACTTTCTATAAGAATATGAACAAATTTGAAGGGATTCTTAATTTTCATAAATATGCAAATAATTATGATTATCAGAAATCAATTTTCCTGCTGAACAAGGTGGATCATCTGGATAATGGGTTCCTGATGTTAAAAAAGGATGAGCAGATTGTTTCACCAATTTCGGTAGTGTATTATGAGGAGTATGAAGATCTGGCCGTTTTACAGACTAAGATTTCTGCTAATCGGGAAAAAATTCAGGCTATACTGTCAGCCAATGGCTGGTATACGGATTCGGTTTCCTTTGGAAACGCTCAATGCCCTGCACCATGGGATTATGCTGATAATGTTGATACTATGAAATTTTTGATGGAGTTATAAATAAAAAGCCCCCCGACCAAGGTCGGGGGGCTTTTTATTTATCTCATGATTTCAATCCATCCTTTATATGCTTGACCGTTTGGTAAAAGCAGATCATAGAAGTAAACGCCATCCGGTTGATCTTCTCCATCCCAGCTATTATCATAATTGTCGCTCGCAAAAACTCTGCTGCCCCATTTGTTGTGAACATAGAATTTGGATCCGTATGGTATGGATAATATCTCAAATCTGTCATTTTTACCATCTCCATTCGGTGTAAACATATTAGGAATATAAAACCCGGATCCAACCACTATTTCTTTTTCCACTTTACATCCATTGCCATCCTTGATATATATTTTATATTCTCCAGGAGCAAGGTTACTATTACTGTTCAAAGTTGAATCTGCTAATACATAAGGAGAGTATACCTGATCATCATAACTTATCAGATAGAAAGGTGTACCTCCCTGTATGTCATAAACATATATAGTACCTGAATTGATTTCTCTTGAACTCTTAATCACATATACCTCAGCAGTGATAGGCTCTGGCTCATTGATAATTATATTAGAGTTATAGATGGTATCATAATACGTTCCATTAAACAGGTAGTAACCATTGATGGTAAATGGCACATCGCAATTTCCATCCTTAATACCCATAGAATAAATGCCTGCACCTAAATCTTTGATGACATTATTAGTACTCTTGTCAATTGAATTTAAATAATAAGTGAAAATTGGAATTCCTCCTTGTAGGGAATCAATAGTAATCTCACCCTTTTTCTCATTGAAACAAGGCACATCTTTGGTTCTTATATATGGCATTGGTCCAATACGGATTAAGGTTGTATCAGCATGTGCAAGACAATTATTGGCATCTTTAATTTTAAAGTGGTATGTATTTACAGAAAGATTGCTGAATACATTAGTGATGCCATAAGAATTATCATCAATAGCATATTGATATGGTGTGCTACCGCCAACTCCATTTATTGTCACGCTACCTTCATTTGAGCAGGTGATTTGTTTTACATCACTCATGATAATCTTAATCTGCTCCGGTTCTGGAATTTCAAACGGATAAGTTACCGGACATTGATCATTTTTATTGGAAATTACAAGTGTAGATATTCCACCAGACAGATTGTCAAATTCACCTGTATTGTTTTTTATACCATTTAAGGTGAAAATATATGGTTGAAGACCTCCGGTTATATTGGATAATTTAATAGAACCATTGTCATCGCCAAAACAGTCAACACCTGTAATATCAGCTACTATTTTCGAAATATTTATGGTATCCGGAGCTGTTACTTTTGCTGACAATGAATCTGCACAACCATTCTTGTCGATTACTTTTATAAAATAATCATTTTGAGACAGGCTTGTGAAAACAGGAGTGGTGATTAATGTACCGTTGTTCAGAGAGTATTTATAATCTCCATTGCCACCTGATACTTGTAAATGTATTTCTCCATTATTTGAATTTGCACAAGGCTTGATAGTTATAATGGTATCAATGCCGAGAACAAGCTTTTGAGGTTCTTTAATTTCAACAGGGAAGTCATACAGACAACCTGAATTATCAAAGATTGAGAGGGTATATTTACCTTTATTTAATCCAGTAAATGTTGAATCTTGTTGCGGTATTGAGAATTCATCAAGTGCAAACCAATATCCTCCGGCTCCTCCGGTAATATTTGAAAGTGATATAATACCATCAGACTTACCAAAGCAGGATAC from Sporocytophaga myxococcoides carries:
- a CDS encoding phosphoglycerate kinase, which encodes MKTVDTFNFSGKKALVRVDFNVPLNDKHEITDDTRLKAVIPTVNKILKDGGSAILMSHLGRPKGGYEEKYSLKHLLPYLNQTFNTTVKFATDCIGADAEKLSADLKAGEILLLENLRFYKEEEKGDEVFAQKLSKLGNVYVNDAFGTAHRAHASTAIIAKFFNDRICGYVMQAELDNANKILEKADKPFTAIMGGAKISDKILIIERLLDKVDNLIIGGGMSYTFAKALGGNIGTSLLEADKVELAKSLIEKAKSKGVNLILPIDTVVADKFDNNASTQIAPNRNIPDGWMGLDIGPESQRSFSEVIDNSKTLLWNGPMGVFEMPSFEKGTVAVAKAVVNATKKGGFSLIGGGDSAAAINNLGFGDDVSYVSTGGGALLEYMEGKVLPGVAALQ
- a CDS encoding 4Fe-4S dicluster domain-containing protein, whose amino-acid sequence is MAIMITDECINCGACEPECPNTAIYEGGVQWNYSGGTKLSEIELEDGSTMDAKSPQEPVSDEFYYIVANKCTECMGFHEEPQCAAVCPVDCCVPDPDNVEEEDTLLAKKAWLHAE
- a CDS encoding acyl-CoA reductase is translated as METGLSKRADAFASLGKYLNNLSDNELDIWFRQAENNNSWFTNANVRQALNGIISLLDEKKLKQLIKGYSSAYKSRNVGVVMAGNIPAAGFHDFLCVLLTGHHFYGKLAATDNVLLRKIATLLIEIEPSFADKISFQDMLKNMDAYIASGSDNSAKYFKAYFSKVPHIVRKNRSSVAVLNGKEGENELKLLSDDIFTYFGLGCRNVSKLFVPKGYNFDTFYKNMNKFEGILNFHKYANNYDYQKSIFLLNKVDHLDNGFLMLKKDEQIVSPISVVYYEEYEDLAVLQTKISANREKIQAILSANGWYTDSVSFGNAQCPAPWDYADNVDTMKFLMEL